The Raphanus sativus cultivar WK10039 unplaced genomic scaffold, ASM80110v3 Scaffold3273, whole genome shotgun sequence genome has a segment encoding these proteins:
- the LOC108810198 gene encoding uncharacterized protein LOC108810198 has product MDQETKVSSEVPVVKGAPEDLNTVDVSAKEVNKEMTKEDKAMQQEEEDTAFDGGFIKVEKEGINNTKGDEKAEKKVPLERYSSSPQRELEKKEKASEPRLEAESMALKVSEQESINLKLREELKEKELLVALSKDQEGKIRSANEKLTNVLQEKEILETSVAEITRIAAERKENCDELEEKLKISDEKISKTDALLSQALSNNSDLEQKLKSMEALSSEVSQLKSALIVAEEEEKDSARKMQEYQEKVTKLESSLNQSSARISELEEDLRTALQRGAEHEDLGNVSTQRCLELQGLLQTSQSKLEIAEEKLKDLEAFQVKNSSLEAALSVAIGEKKALEETLNGYSVKITESEERLVKQAREIEEVTTRSRELEAMQKHSELSIQKAMEELRTRDAEAKSLAEKLRLYEEKLAVASAHSFSLKKDLDQSSMENELLADTNNQLKIKIQDLNAEKETATRQTEEAAKRFELRDIEAKDMLAKLKAQEDLLKEHRREIQEASEVANTRKMKLEESLLKLKTFEDTIKELEKENGSLAEVNLKLNQELASHGSETSDFQAMFSALEAEKDQAAKELHASKASIKELRNKLTSERERLRSKMSSLAEENNQVNEIYQSTKSELVKLQEQLEVEKSKVDTMVSEIKKLSAMAAEKSVLETNLEEVEKQLKTAEAKLKEEVEKVAELTSKLHGHETKASDRDLEDKKATQLYKELQASHSHF; this is encoded by the exons ATGGACCAAGAAACAAAAGTGAGTTCTGAGGTTCCTGTAGTTAAAGGTGCACCTGAAGATCTAAACACGGTCGATGTTTCTGCTAAG GAGGTGAACAAAGAAATGACAAAGGAAGATAAAGCTatgcagcaagaagaagaggataCTGCATTTGATGGTGGATTCATAAAAGTTGAGAAAGAAGGAATCAACAACACTAAGGGTGATGAGAAAGCAGAGAAAAAAGTTCCACTTGAAAGATACTCAAGCAGTCCACAAAGAGAAttagagaagaaggagaaagctTCTGAGCCTCGGTTGGAAGCAGAGTCAATGGCTCTTAAAGTCTCTGAACAGGAAAGCATTAATCTGAAGCTAAGGGAAGAACTCAAAGAGAAGGAATTGCTCGTTGCCTTGTCAAAAGACCAAGAAGGAAAAATCAGAAGTGCTAATGAGAAGTTGACCAACGTGTTGCAAGAGAAAGAGATTCTTGAAACATCTGTAGCTGAGATCACTCGCATTGCAGCTGAAAGAAAAGAGAACTGCGATGAACTTGAAGAGAAACTAAAGATTTCAGATGAAAAAATCTCCAAAACGGATGCTCTTCTGTCTCAAGCTTTATCCAACAACTCTGACCTTGAGCAGAAGTTGAAATCTATGGAAGCATTATCTTCTGAAGTCTCTCAGCTAAAATCTGCTTTGATAGTGGCtgaagaggaggagaaagaTTCGGCTAGAAAGATGCAGGAGTACCAAGAGAAGGTAACTAAGCTGGAATCATCTCTGAACCAATCATCAGCGAGAATCTCAGAGCTTGAAGAAGATCTGAGGACAGCTTTGCAGAGAGGTGCAGAGCATGAAGATCTTGGAAACGTGAGTACTCAGCGCTGCCTTGAGCTACAAGGTTTGCTTCAAACATCTCAGTCAAAACTAGAGATAGCAGAGGAAAAACTAAAAGACCTAGAAGCATTCCAAGTGAAAAACTCTAGCCTTGAAGCTGCTTTAAGTGTAGCCATAGGCGAGAAGAAAGCGTTAGAGGAAACATTGAATGGATATAGTGTGAAAATAACTGAGTCTGAAGAGAGACTTGTGAAGCAAGCAAGGGAAATAGAAGAAGTTACCACAAGAAGCAGAGAGCTTGAAGCTATGCAAAAACACTCAGAGCTTAGTATCCAAAAGGCAATGGAGGAACTCAGAACCAGAGATGCAGAGGCCAAGTCATTGGCTGAGAAACTAAGATTATATGAAGAGAAATTGGCTGTAGCATCTGCTCACtcgttttctttgaaaaaaGATCTTGATCAGTCTTCCATGGAGAACGAGCTACTAGCAGATACAAACAACCAGCTCAAGATCAAGATTCAAGATCTAAATGCAGAGAAGGAAACCGCGACAAGACAGACTGAAGAAGCAGCCAAAAGGTTTGAACTGAGAGACATAGAAGCTAAAGACATGCTTGCAAAGTTGAAAGCCCAAGAAGACCTGCTCAAGGAACATAGAAGGGAGATTCAGGAAGCATCTGAAGTTGCTAATACTAGAAAAATGAAGCTTGAAGAGTCTCTGTTGAAGCTCAAGACTTTTGAAGATACAATCAAAGAGCTTGAGAAAGAAAATGGATCATTGGCTGAGGTAAACTTAAAGCTGAACCAGGAACTAGCCAGTCATGGGTCAGAGACCAGCGATTTTCAAGCGATGTTCTCTGCTTTAGAAGCTGAGAAAGACCAAGCAGCAAAAGAGCTTCATGCTTCAAAGGCATCCATTAAAGAATTAAGAAACAAGCTTACTTCTGAAAGAGAAAGATTAAGATCAAAG ATGAGTTCTCTTGCAGAAGAGAATAACCAAGTCAATGAGATATACCAGAGCACAAAGAGTGAGCTTGTAAAGCTTCAAGAACAACTTGAAGTAGAGAAGTCTAAAGTGGATACTATGGTATCAGAAATCAAGAAGCTCAGTGCTATGGCTGCTGAGAAGTCAGTCTTGGAGACCAACCTTGAAGAAGTAGAAAAACAATTGAAAACTGCTGAAGCTAAGTTGAAAGAAGAG GTCGAAAAGGTTGCAGAACTGACCTCAAAACTGCATGGACATGAGACTAAGGCGAGTGACAGAGACTTGGAGGACAAGAAAGCAACTCAGCTGTATAAAGAGCTTCAAGCATCTCACAGTCATTTCTGA